The following proteins are encoded in a genomic region of Blastopirellula marina:
- the groES gene encoding co-chaperone GroES codes for MKVVPLGANVVVRRMESEETTAGGIVLPGSAQEKMKQGRVLSVGDGHVLKDGTKSPLSVKEGDQVFFSGWAGTEIKVEGEELLIMAEGDILAIRS; via the coding sequence ATGAAAGTTGTTCCCCTGGGAGCTAATGTGGTCGTCCGGCGGATGGAATCGGAAGAAACCACAGCCGGCGGCATCGTCTTGCCTGGCAGTGCTCAAGAGAAGATGAAACAGGGCCGCGTTCTCAGCGTCGGCGATGGTCACGTCTTGAAGGATGGCACCAAATCCCCCCTTTCGGTGAAAGAAGGGGATCAAGTCTTCTTCAGCGGCTGGGCTGGTACCGAAATCAAGGTCGAAGGTGAAGAACTGCTGATCATGGCCGAAGGGGACATCTTGGCGATTCGCAGTTAA
- a CDS encoding endonuclease III domain-containing protein, which yields MTDSNVSLNTVFEKMLEHYGPQDWWPGESPLEIMIGAVLTQNTSWKNVEKAIANLKDADLVHLGRLDTTRVEELAEIIRPSGYYRLKAKRLHNLVSHVMSKYDGDLEWMFSHDVSTLREELLAINGIGPETADSILLYAGNLKTFVVDAYTARILKRHGWIEWEADYHQIQEHFVNEVPAEVEHYNEFHALIVRTGNEFCRKTPKCQGCPLECYLPESGIQEPI from the coding sequence TTGACTGACTCGAACGTTTCGCTGAACACCGTCTTCGAGAAAATGCTCGAGCATTACGGCCCGCAAGATTGGTGGCCAGGAGAATCGCCACTGGAGATCATGATCGGGGCAGTCCTGACGCAGAATACCTCGTGGAAGAATGTCGAGAAGGCAATCGCCAATCTTAAAGATGCCGACTTGGTTCATCTTGGCCGCCTGGATACGACGCGGGTCGAAGAGCTCGCCGAGATCATTCGCCCTTCGGGTTATTACCGCCTCAAGGCGAAGCGGCTGCATAACCTGGTCAGTCATGTTATGTCGAAGTACGACGGTGACCTTGAGTGGATGTTCAGCCACGATGTTTCCACACTGCGCGAAGAACTGTTGGCAATCAACGGCATTGGCCCAGAGACCGCCGACTCAATCCTGCTATACGCCGGAAACCTAAAGACTTTCGTGGTCGACGCCTATACGGCCCGGATTCTAAAACGGCATGGCTGGATCGAATGGGAGGCAGACTACCATCAGATTCAGGAACATTTTGTCAACGAAGTTCCCGCTGAGGTCGAGCACTACAACGAATTCCATGCCCTCATCGTTCGTACCGGCAACGAGTTCTGTCGCAAGACACCTAAGTGCCAAGGCTGCCCGCTGGAGTGTTATTTGCCAGAATCAGGGATCCAAGAGCCGATCTAA
- a CDS encoding CPBP family intramembrane glutamic endopeptidase, with product MPATEVELEQLPMNYWQATSRPLTSLIFVLPMLAIYETGILLLGPEAIRNGVDVWLRQFLGLMGLGQYFLLPVLTIAILLAWHHLKEYPWQFKPTNLPLMAAESMVLGLFLLCLAHFQASVMKMEVVAAATSGQVDMTTKHVVAYFGAGIYEELLFRLMLIPVLILFIQGFAFPKVVATFAAMMISSLIFAAAHYNFFVSGGDSIDAYSFLFRLSAGLIFASIFALRGFGIAAGSHAMYDVLVAFS from the coding sequence ATGCCGGCAACGGAAGTGGAACTCGAACAACTCCCGATGAACTATTGGCAGGCCACTTCACGCCCGCTGACTAGTTTGATCTTTGTGCTGCCAATGTTGGCAATTTACGAAACGGGCATCTTGCTGCTGGGGCCCGAAGCGATTCGCAATGGAGTCGACGTCTGGCTACGGCAGTTTCTGGGCCTGATGGGACTTGGTCAATACTTTCTGTTGCCGGTCCTGACGATCGCCATTCTTTTGGCGTGGCATCACTTGAAAGAATACCCCTGGCAGTTCAAGCCGACCAATCTTCCGTTGATGGCGGCGGAGTCGATGGTGCTCGGTTTGTTTCTCTTGTGTCTGGCCCACTTCCAAGCGTCGGTGATGAAGATGGAAGTAGTCGCTGCCGCCACCTCAGGCCAAGTCGACATGACCACCAAGCATGTGGTCGCCTATTTTGGAGCAGGTATCTACGAGGAACTGCTGTTCCGCTTGATGTTGATCCCAGTGCTGATTCTATTCATTCAGGGGTTTGCATTCCCAAAGGTGGTCGCCACGTTCGCAGCGATGATGATCAGCAGCTTGATCTTTGCGGCGGCCCACTACAACTTCTTCGTTTCTGGCGGCGACTCGATCGATGCCTATTCGTTTCTCTTTCGCCTCTCTGCCGGGCTGATCTTCGCCTCGATCTTCGCCCTCCGCGGCTTCGGCATCGCCGCCGGCTCGCACGCGATGTACGACGTGCTAGTCGCTTTCTCTTAA
- the gyrA gene encoding DNA gyrase subunit A codes for MSIEDELKESYLTYAMSVIVSRALPDVRDGLKPSQRRILVAMNDLNLTPGASRVKCAKISGDTSGNYHPHGESVIYPTLVRMAQEWNMRYVLVDKQGNFGSIAGLPPAAMRYTEARMSSFAQLLLEDLKLDTVDFVPTYDEQRTEPTVLPSKFPNLLVNGANGIAVGMATSIPPNNLREVCRAVIQLIDDPDTSLDEMLNIIQGPDFPTGGIICGRAGIRQGYRTGRSTIVVRSHTTIEEGKSGAKIIIHDIPYQQTRDRVEEKIAALVNEGRIQGIRGVSNLSDLQEPVRIVIELKRDADPDVVLNQLYQFSPIQDTISIILLALVDGKPRTMSIKELIEEFIRHRVTVIRRRTQFLLARARQRKHTVEGLLLALADIDEIIRIIRASKTQAEAKVGLMGVECPASMMARALGEQGFALFQQERGEADVYHLTSVQADAILRMTLGQLVNLEQERLGNEHAKLLEEITEYLRILSDEANILAIIREQMEEIDRRFGDDRRTEISHEEIGNIDLEDLIEEETMVVSISTKGYIKRTPASIYKSQRRGGKGIKGAKSEEEDPIRHLFVASTHAYVLFFTTKGKVLWQKVYDLPNLSRESRGRAVVNLLQLEAGEHIADCRAVRDFDMPDHYLVMATRKGLVKKTALEAYSRPKKNGIIAIKLREDDELVDVAITKPGDELVLSTEQGMAIRFREDDARAMGRNSSGVKGINLSAGDNLVGMVVADPDAQLLTVCENGYGKRTNFGPGLSAEEDDSSAAEGADEGGSEEESSSSGNARYRTQRRGGKGLRDIKTTKRNGKVVAVARVDDSDEILMMTARGKIQRIAASEISMVGRNTQGVRIMSMDDSDSLAAVVRVPKEDTDDEAVEGATPAPAAPEGSAAPPEADEPKADAPESPSDEDDTGEDSGEE; via the coding sequence ATGTCGATTGAGGATGAGCTGAAGGAGAGCTACCTCACCTACGCGATGAGCGTGATCGTCAGCCGGGCTCTTCCGGACGTTCGCGACGGGCTGAAGCCTTCTCAGCGGCGAATTCTGGTCGCGATGAACGACCTGAACCTGACGCCGGGCGCCTCCCGAGTTAAGTGCGCGAAGATTAGTGGTGATACATCGGGTAACTACCACCCTCACGGTGAAAGTGTGATCTACCCGACACTCGTTCGTATGGCCCAGGAATGGAACATGCGGTACGTACTGGTCGACAAGCAGGGGAACTTCGGTTCAATCGCCGGTTTGCCTCCGGCCGCTATGCGATATACGGAAGCTCGTATGTCCAGCTTTGCTCAGCTGTTGCTGGAGGATTTGAAGCTGGACACAGTCGACTTTGTGCCGACCTACGACGAACAACGCACGGAACCAACCGTGTTGCCCAGTAAGTTCCCGAACTTGCTAGTCAATGGTGCCAACGGTATCGCCGTTGGTATGGCAACCTCCATTCCGCCAAATAACCTGCGTGAAGTTTGCCGAGCTGTGATTCAGTTGATCGACGATCCTGACACATCGCTCGATGAAATGCTGAACATCATCCAAGGTCCTGACTTCCCGACTGGCGGTATCATCTGCGGTCGGGCGGGGATTCGCCAGGGATATCGCACTGGCCGCAGCACGATTGTTGTTCGATCGCACACGACAATCGAGGAAGGGAAAAGTGGCGCCAAGATCATCATTCACGACATCCCCTATCAGCAGACACGGGATCGCGTGGAAGAGAAGATCGCGGCCCTCGTGAATGAAGGTCGTATTCAAGGTATTCGTGGCGTCAGCAACCTTTCCGACCTGCAAGAGCCGGTTCGGATTGTGATTGAGCTGAAGCGAGACGCTGATCCCGACGTGGTGTTGAATCAGCTGTACCAGTTCTCGCCGATTCAAGATACTATCTCGATTATTCTTTTGGCCCTGGTCGACGGAAAGCCGCGGACGATGTCGATCAAGGAATTGATCGAAGAGTTCATCCGTCACCGCGTCACGGTCATTCGCCGCCGGACGCAGTTTCTTTTAGCGCGTGCCCGTCAGCGGAAGCATACCGTTGAAGGTTTACTGCTTGCGTTGGCCGATATCGACGAAATCATTCGCATCATTCGTGCTTCGAAGACGCAGGCCGAAGCGAAGGTCGGTTTGATGGGCGTTGAGTGTCCTGCTTCGATGATGGCGCGGGCCCTCGGCGAGCAGGGGTTTGCGTTGTTCCAGCAGGAACGGGGCGAAGCCGACGTCTATCACCTCACTTCGGTGCAGGCGGATGCCATTCTGCGAATGACGCTTGGCCAATTGGTCAATCTCGAACAGGAACGCCTGGGTAACGAACACGCCAAGCTGCTCGAAGAGATCACCGAGTACCTTCGCATCTTGTCGGATGAAGCCAATATTCTGGCCATCATTCGCGAACAGATGGAAGAAATCGACCGTCGTTTCGGTGACGATCGCCGCACCGAGATCTCGCACGAAGAGATTGGCAACATCGATCTGGAAGACCTAATCGAAGAAGAAACGATGGTGGTCTCGATCAGCACAAAGGGGTACATCAAACGGACCCCGGCCAGCATCTACAAATCGCAACGTCGCGGTGGCAAGGGCATCAAAGGAGCCAAAAGCGAAGAAGAAGATCCGATTCGCCACTTGTTCGTCGCTTCGACACACGCCTACGTCTTGTTCTTCACGACCAAGGGCAAGGTGCTGTGGCAAAAGGTATACGACCTGCCAAACCTCAGCCGCGAAAGTCGTGGCCGTGCCGTGGTAAACTTGCTGCAGTTGGAAGCAGGCGAGCATATCGCTGACTGCCGGGCTGTGCGTGATTTCGACATGCCAGATCACTATCTGGTGATGGCAACCCGCAAAGGTTTGGTCAAGAAGACGGCGCTAGAAGCTTATAGCCGACCGAAAAAGAACGGCATCATCGCGATCAAGTTGCGCGAGGATGACGAGTTGGTCGACGTCGCGATTACCAAGCCCGGGGACGAGCTGGTTCTTTCCACCGAGCAAGGGATGGCCATTCGCTTCCGTGAAGACGATGCCCGCGCCATGGGACGCAACTCAAGCGGTGTGAAGGGGATCAACCTTTCCGCTGGCGACAACCTGGTCGGCATGGTCGTCGCTGATCCAGATGCTCAGCTGCTCACGGTTTGCGAAAATGGTTACGGCAAACGAACCAACTTCGGTCCCGGTTTGTCGGCTGAGGAAGACGATTCCTCGGCAGCTGAAGGTGCGGACGAGGGTGGCTCGGAAGAGGAAAGCTCATCCAGCGGAAATGCTCGTTATCGTACGCAAAGACGTGGCGGTAAGGGCTTGCGAGACATCAAAACGACCAAGCGGAATGGTAAGGTTGTGGCCGTAGCCCGCGTTGATGATTCGGACGAGATCTTGATGATGACCGCTCGTGGTAAGATTCAGCGAATCGCGGCCAGCGAAATCAGCATGGTCGGTCGTAACACGCAAGGTGTGCGAATCATGTCGATGGACGATAGCGACAGTCTGGCAGCCGTGGTGCGTGTGCCGAAGGAAGACACCGACGACGAAGCGGTGGAAGGTGCAACTCCAGCGCCCGCTGCTCCCGAAGGATCGGCCGCTCCACCTGAGGCGGATGAGCCTAAGGCCGATGCACCAGAGTCTCCCTCCGATGAAGACGACACCGGCGAAGACTCAGGCGAGGAGTAA
- the gmd gene encoding GDP-mannose 4,6-dehydratase yields the protein MRVALITGITGQDGAYLAKLLLDKGYQVHGMVRRGSTLPFERIADLTDLITLHQGDLLDQMALIRLLEEVKPTEVYNLAAQSFVPTSFDQPILTGEVTALGITRILEAIRTVDPNIRFYQASSSEMFGKVQEEPQTEKTPFWPRSPYGVSKMYGHWMTVNYRESYNMFACSGILFNHESPLRGIEFVTRKISYAVARIAHGLQKELRLGNLDAERDWGFAGDYVEAMWLMLQAEKPDDYVVATGKKYTVREFAKLAFDRVNIDWEEHVVVDERFYRPADVNTLCGNPAKAKKELGWQPKVSFEQLVHMMVDEDMKRVKLELKMKQEQP from the coding sequence ATGCGAGTCGCACTGATCACCGGTATCACCGGGCAAGACGGAGCTTACTTGGCCAAGCTGCTCCTGGACAAAGGGTACCAGGTGCACGGCATGGTCCGCCGCGGCAGTACGCTCCCTTTCGAGCGGATTGCCGATTTGACCGATTTGATCACGCTGCACCAAGGCGACTTGCTCGATCAGATGGCTCTCATTCGCCTGCTGGAAGAAGTGAAGCCGACCGAGGTGTACAACCTGGCCGCGCAGAGCTTCGTCCCTACCAGTTTCGATCAGCCGATCCTGACGGGGGAAGTCACCGCTTTGGGCATCACGCGCATCTTGGAAGCGATCCGAACGGTTGATCCGAACATTCGCTTTTACCAAGCGTCTAGTAGCGAGATGTTTGGTAAGGTTCAGGAAGAACCGCAAACCGAGAAGACACCCTTCTGGCCGCGTAGTCCGTATGGTGTATCCAAGATGTACGGCCATTGGATGACGGTGAACTATCGCGAAAGCTACAATATGTTCGCGTGCAGTGGAATTTTGTTTAATCACGAATCACCGCTACGTGGCATTGAGTTTGTCACGCGAAAGATCTCCTACGCGGTAGCGCGCATTGCCCATGGATTGCAAAAGGAACTGCGATTGGGCAATCTCGATGCCGAACGCGACTGGGGTTTTGCTGGCGACTATGTCGAAGCGATGTGGCTGATGCTGCAAGCCGAAAAGCCGGACGACTATGTTGTTGCCACTGGCAAGAAATATACCGTCCGCGAATTCGCCAAGTTGGCTTTCGATCGTGTGAATATAGACTGGGAAGAGCACGTCGTCGTCGACGAAAGGTTCTATCGCCCTGCCGATGTGAATACGCTCTGCGGCAATCCTGCGAAGGCCAAGAAGGAATTGGGCTGGCAGCCAAAGGTCTCTTTCGAGCAGCTCGTACACATGATGGTGGACGAGGACATGAAGCGGGTTAAACTCGAGTTGAAGATGAAACAGGAGCAGCCGTGA
- a CDS encoding NAD-dependent epimerase/dehydratase family protein codes for MNSLITGINGFVGQHLASHLSDCGDNVWGTCISRQPATADKLAWDISQPATPSLIDALKEFSPDVIYHLAAISHPGSCGDDLPTDTCQAVNILGTRHVAELALALPSAPKVVFVSSSKVYGSRTAEHPLAAESDPPQPKGGYAHSKWAAENVLRDRICEGLQVLIVRAFNHTGPGQSPIYLVPEWCRKVASGVSPQKVRSLTTSLDLSDVRDVVRIYRLLVEKDVWGETFNVGSGTAVTTADIWNVLCEISGNAIEAVAEKPEPAQQPIADVNKLKDAIGELTRLTLKQTLADVYRSVTPA; via the coding sequence GTGAATTCCCTGATCACCGGCATTAACGGATTTGTCGGCCAACACCTTGCTTCGCATTTGAGTGATTGCGGAGACAATGTCTGGGGAACCTGCATCAGCCGTCAGCCAGCGACCGCTGACAAGTTGGCTTGGGATATCTCGCAGCCCGCTACGCCTAGTTTAATCGATGCACTCAAAGAGTTTTCACCCGATGTGATCTATCATCTTGCGGCGATCAGTCATCCCGGCAGCTGTGGAGATGACTTGCCGACCGATACCTGCCAAGCCGTGAATATCCTCGGAACTCGCCATGTTGCAGAGCTGGCGCTCGCCCTTCCTTCCGCGCCAAAGGTTGTGTTCGTGAGCAGCAGTAAGGTGTACGGCTCCCGCACGGCCGAGCACCCACTGGCAGCGGAAAGCGATCCGCCGCAACCCAAAGGGGGCTACGCCCATAGCAAGTGGGCGGCAGAAAATGTCCTCCGCGATCGTATTTGTGAAGGGCTTCAAGTACTTATCGTTCGGGCTTTCAATCACACCGGTCCCGGGCAAAGTCCGATTTACTTGGTTCCGGAATGGTGCCGGAAGGTAGCTTCAGGTGTCTCACCGCAAAAGGTTCGCTCGCTGACGACCTCTCTCGATCTGAGTGATGTCCGCGATGTCGTTCGAATCTATCGATTACTCGTTGAGAAAGACGTTTGGGGTGAGACGTTCAATGTCGGTAGCGGCACTGCTGTGACGACCGCGGACATCTGGAACGTCCTGTGCGAGATTAGTGGTAATGCGATTGAGGCTGTTGCTGAAAAGCCAGAGCCAGCACAGCAGCCGATCGCCGATGTAAACAAGCTGAAAGATGCGATTGGCGAGCTTACGCGCTTGACGCTAAAGCAGACGCTGGCCGACGTTTACCGCAGTGTAACGCCTGCGTAG
- a CDS encoding type III pantothenate kinase, translating to MSLESFVTIDIGNSRVHFGRFEGFSADEASPPVSTFSYPTSSTDIKGLRAWLSEEKLPWFAVSVHRPALASLEAFSKIEHRVASFQAFGYQQLPIEIALPEPGKVGADRLAAAVAANSLRATDRPAIVVDAGTAITVDAVSVDGKFVGGAILPGMRTSAKALAAQTDALPQIEVDLQNCPQAIGTNTTEAMQSGLFWGSVGAVRETIHRVSEQLGSDNPPQIFISGGDVNYLAPWMNLEIQTVDHLVLRGVGLAAQQAKQ from the coding sequence GTGTCACTTGAATCGTTCGTCACCATCGACATCGGCAATTCACGAGTCCATTTTGGCCGATTTGAAGGGTTCAGCGCCGACGAGGCTAGTCCGCCTGTTTCTACGTTCTCTTACCCAACGTCGTCGACCGACATCAAAGGCTTGCGAGCCTGGCTCAGCGAAGAGAAACTGCCTTGGTTTGCGGTTAGTGTTCACCGCCCTGCCCTGGCCTCGCTCGAAGCATTCTCGAAAATCGAACATCGCGTGGCGTCGTTTCAGGCGTTTGGTTACCAGCAACTGCCGATTGAAATCGCATTGCCAGAGCCAGGCAAAGTTGGCGCCGACCGATTAGCTGCCGCCGTGGCCGCGAATTCCTTACGCGCGACTGATCGACCGGCGATTGTCGTCGACGCCGGAACTGCCATTACGGTCGACGCGGTTTCTGTTGATGGTAAGTTTGTCGGCGGAGCTATCTTGCCTGGCATGCGAACGTCGGCCAAGGCATTGGCGGCTCAAACTGATGCCTTACCGCAGATTGAAGTCGACCTGCAGAATTGCCCGCAAGCGATCGGCACCAACACCACGGAAGCCATGCAAAGCGGGCTGTTTTGGGGCTCAGTCGGAGCGGTCCGAGAAACGATTCATCGCGTCTCCGAACAACTTGGCTCAGATAATCCACCACAGATATTCATTTCTGGAGGCGATGTAAACTACCTGGCCCCTTGGATGAATCTTGAGATTCAAACCGTCGACCACTTAGTTCTTCGTGGCGTCGGCTTGGCAGCCCAGCAGGCTAAGCAGTAA
- the rpmA gene encoding 50S ribosomal protein L27 — MAHKKGQGSSRNGRDSNPQYRGVKKYGGQAVKAGSILVRQLGTKFRAGKNVGMGKDYTLFALTEGTVMFDQGSRRVNIVTAEAN, encoded by the coding sequence ATGGCCCATAAGAAAGGTCAAGGTTCCAGCCGCAACGGTCGCGATTCTAACCCACAGTATCGTGGTGTTAAGAAGTACGGCGGCCAAGCAGTGAAGGCTGGTAGCATTCTCGTTCGCCAATTGGGCACCAAGTTTCGTGCGGGCAAGAACGTCGGCATGGGCAAGGATTATACCCTGTTCGCTCTCACCGAAGGCACCGTCATGTTCGACCAAGGTAGCCGTCGCGTAAACATCGTCACCGCGGAAGCGAACTAG
- the nadA gene encoding quinolinate synthase NadA, whose product MSTVSLGSYDFAPYRSLSNEELHQRIQKVREDLGSKLLILGHHYQQDEVIELSDLRGDSYQLSKLAAESSDCRFIAFCGVHFMAETADILANRPEKVAEREGQRVTVILPDMAAGCSMADMAAIEQVENAWDDLGEVIDTNDITPVTYINSAASLKAFVGKHGGIVCTSSNADKALKWAFNRTSRVLFFPDQHLGRNTALTMGITEQQMPVWNPYAGDLGGSTEAQLVDSKVILWQGHCSVHQMFKKEHVEAFRQNHPGIKILVHPECMREVNEIADVSGSTGKIIETVRNSPAGTQWAIGTELHLVNRLKKEHPEQEIHFLSPVVCMCATMYRIDLAHLCWSLENLAAGTPVNEIHVDEETAKWSRVALERMLEVSA is encoded by the coding sequence ATGTCGACCGTTTCCTTGGGATCGTACGATTTTGCCCCTTATCGGTCCCTTTCGAACGAAGAACTCCATCAACGCATCCAGAAAGTCCGCGAGGATTTGGGCAGCAAATTGCTGATCCTGGGACATCACTACCAACAGGACGAGGTAATCGAACTGTCTGACCTGCGCGGTGATAGCTATCAATTGAGCAAATTGGCAGCTGAAAGCAGCGACTGCCGGTTCATCGCGTTCTGTGGCGTCCATTTCATGGCCGAAACCGCCGATATCCTGGCAAATCGTCCCGAGAAGGTTGCCGAGCGAGAGGGTCAGCGAGTCACGGTAATCCTGCCTGACATGGCCGCAGGTTGTTCAATGGCTGATATGGCCGCGATCGAGCAGGTAGAGAACGCCTGGGACGATCTCGGGGAAGTGATCGACACCAACGATATTACGCCGGTCACCTATATCAACTCCGCCGCCAGCCTGAAAGCATTTGTGGGCAAGCATGGCGGCATCGTTTGTACCTCAAGTAACGCTGATAAAGCCTTGAAATGGGCGTTCAACCGAACCAGTCGCGTCCTCTTCTTCCCTGACCAGCACCTAGGACGCAACACGGCGTTGACCATGGGAATTACGGAACAACAAATGCCGGTCTGGAACCCTTACGCTGGCGATCTAGGTGGCAGCACAGAGGCGCAACTCGTTGATAGCAAAGTAATTCTGTGGCAGGGCCATTGCAGCGTGCACCAGATGTTCAAGAAGGAGCATGTGGAAGCATTTCGGCAAAATCACCCTGGAATCAAGATTCTCGTCCACCCTGAGTGCATGCGAGAAGTGAACGAGATCGCCGATGTCTCGGGATCGACTGGTAAGATCATCGAAACAGTTCGCAATAGCCCGGCCGGTACCCAGTGGGCAATTGGAACGGAACTCCATTTGGTGAATCGACTTAAGAAGGAACATCCAGAGCAAGAAATCCACTTTCTCTCACCGGTGGTTTGCATGTGCGCCACGATGTACCGCATCGACTTGGCTCATCTTTGTTGGTCCCTGGAAAATCTGGCCGCTGGCACTCCCGTCAACGAAATCCATGTCGACGAGGAAACCGCCAAGTGGTCGCGGGTTGCCCTCGAACGGATGCTGGAAGTTTCGGCATAA
- a CDS encoding 3-hydroxyacyl-ACP dehydratase FabZ family protein: MKFCLIDQISEIHPGERISAVKCLSLAEEYLQDHFPRFPVMPGVLMLEAMTQTGAWLVRVTNNFSHSLTVLKEARNVKYGNFVEPGEILIVKAELLKTDGNLASLKVSGEVNGNVAVSSRIVLESYNSSGTDQPNTTDQCAIRQLKQQYDLLCRQNSSV; the protein is encoded by the coding sequence ATGAAGTTCTGTCTGATCGATCAAATCTCGGAGATTCATCCTGGCGAGCGGATTTCAGCGGTCAAATGCTTGAGCCTTGCCGAAGAGTATCTTCAGGATCACTTTCCACGGTTTCCCGTCATGCCTGGCGTATTGATGTTGGAAGCCATGACACAGACCGGTGCCTGGCTCGTTCGTGTCACCAACAACTTTAGCCACAGCCTGACCGTGCTGAAAGAAGCACGCAACGTCAAGTATGGCAACTTTGTCGAACCAGGAGAAATCCTGATCGTCAAAGCCGAACTGCTGAAAACCGACGGCAACCTGGCTTCGCTGAAAGTATCAGGCGAAGTGAATGGAAACGTTGCAGTCAGTTCTCGCATCGTACTGGAAAGTTACAACTCGTCTGGTACCGACCAGCCGAACACCACGGATCAATGTGCGATCCGCCAACTCAAACAACAATACGATCTGCTGTGCCGCCAGAATTCGTCGGTGTAG
- a CDS encoding acyl carrier protein, which yields MAPSDDEVFEKVREALVDALGVDEEEVVPEATMVGDLGAESIDFLDIVFRLEKAFGITIPRDELFPEDILTNAEYVQNGKVTPEGLTELKKRMPFADLSKFEANPVVSDFGNLLTVNDMCSYVKSKLA from the coding sequence ATGGCACCCTCGGATGACGAAGTTTTTGAAAAGGTCCGCGAAGCCTTGGTAGACGCTTTGGGCGTCGACGAGGAAGAAGTGGTACCAGAGGCGACCATGGTGGGCGATCTAGGTGCCGAATCGATCGACTTCTTGGACATCGTGTTCCGCCTGGAGAAGGCGTTTGGTATCACCATTCCGCGTGATGAGCTGTTCCCGGAAGACATTCTGACCAACGCCGAATACGTTCAGAACGGTAAGGTCACTCCAGAAGGTCTGACCGAGTTGAAGAAGCGGATGCCGTTTGCTGATCTGAGCAAGTTTGAAGCGAATCCAGTCGTTTCCGATTTTGGCAATCTGCTGACCGTCAACGACATGTGCAGCTACGTTAAGTCGAAGCTGGCCTAG
- a CDS encoding beta-hydroxyacyl-ACP dehydratase, whose amino-acid sequence MRWFWIDKFIEFESGKSAKSVKCISLAEDHLHDHFRYLPVMPHSLVIEGIAQTGGVLAGEVYDFRERVVLAKVAKATFHGTAHPGDRLTYTAVMNDIRENGAYVSATSHIGDKLHAEVELFFAHLSDKGEQRELFYPADFLSMLRLMGLYEVGKAKDGSPLQPPDYMVQAEIELAKTPSVS is encoded by the coding sequence ATGCGCTGGTTTTGGATCGACAAATTCATTGAGTTCGAGAGCGGCAAATCCGCTAAGTCGGTCAAGTGCATTTCGTTGGCTGAAGACCACCTGCACGATCACTTCCGCTACCTTCCGGTCATGCCGCATTCGCTGGTGATCGAAGGAATTGCTCAGACCGGTGGTGTTCTCGCAGGCGAGGTCTATGACTTCCGCGAACGGGTTGTCTTGGCCAAGGTTGCCAAGGCGACGTTCCACGGTACCGCCCATCCTGGCGACCGTCTGACTTACACTGCCGTGATGAACGACATTCGCGAAAACGGAGCGTACGTTTCGGCCACTAGCCACATTGGCGACAAGCTACATGCGGAAGTCGAGCTGTTCTTTGCTCACTTGAGCGACAAGGGAGAGCAACGCGAGTTGTTCTATCCGGCCGACTTCCTCTCGATGCTCCGGTTGATGGGGCTGTATGAAGTTGGGAAAGCGAAAGATGGCTCTCCGCTTCAGCCTCCCGATTACATGGTTCAGGCAGAAATCGAGTTGGCCAAAACCCCTTCGGTTTCGTGA